AGGTGCAACGATTGGATAATCATTCACTTCAAAGGTTTCCACCAAATTTTTCATACCACTAAGGGCTTGTTTAGTGTAACCACTGTTGATCGCAGGCTGTCCGCAGCAACCTTGTTTTTCAAGAAAGGTGATTTGGCAACCGAGCTTTTCCAGCAACAGCACGGTATGCTTTGCCACCCCTGCCTTCATCACATCGGCAATGCAGGTGACATAGAGATTGACGTTCATAAAAAACTCCAACGATTAAAACGAAAAATTAAAATAGGTAAATAAAAATGCTGAAACAAGCGGTAAGATTTTGCAAAACTTTTGCAAGATCTGACCGCTTGTTGAGCGTTAAAATAACGGTACGAAAACGTTAAACATTAAAGAAAATTGGGATAATTGTCAGAGCGACTACCGCTGCGATAATGCCGTAAACCATCATTGGCACAACCGTTTTCTTAATAATCGCACCTTCTTGGTTTTGCATATTCAATACTGAGCTTACTGCAACGATATTGTTGATACATACCATGTTACCCATCGCACCACCAACAGATTGCAATGCCAATACTAAACTTGCTGATAATCCCGTTAATTCAGCGGTTGATAACTGTACGCTACCAAAGGTTAAGTTCGATACCGTATTTGAACCCGAGAAGAACGCCCCTACCGCACCTAAGTAAGAAGCGAATAGTGTCCAGTACTGACCTGTTGCTTCTGCAAAGCTCTTACCGATAATTTTCACCATCGAGCCATCACCACCAACTAACATCAATTTCACCATAATCAATGCACCAACAAGGGCAAAGAATGGATTGCGAGTTTGTTTAAAGCTGCCCGCAAATACATCTTTCGCTTTGCTTGCGGATACCGCAAAGACTGGAATTGCAATTAAAACCGTCACCACAAATGGAATCAACGCTGGTACATAAAGCAATTTATAGCTTGCATTGATAGTGGTGCCAAAAATGTTTTTCAGGCTAAAAATTAGACCGTTACTGATATCAAAGGTACCCAATGAACCGATTTGTGCACTTACCCAAGAAGTAGCATCGTTCATCATCGCTTTGAATGGTAACTGTTTGATACGGGTAATGATCAAGATCGCAATCAATAATCCTGTTGGGAATAAGGCCTTGATCACTTCACCTTTGCTCACTTGAGAAGCATCTAACGTATTCTCAACTTTCGCTAAACCGATGCCTTTATTTGCCACAAAAATGGAGATCAATAAGCCAATCGCACCACCCACTAATGATGGGAACTCATAGTTTACTTGTGCTAAGAAGAAATATGGCACAACGCAAGCGAAGATGCTGATATAGATGAAAGGCAAGTTTTTACGAATATCGTCCCAAGACACGATTAAACGTAATGCCATCACTGGAATCACTAATGCTGCGAATGCGTGAATTGTCGCCGTCATTGAGCCAATTTCCAAAATTTGAGTTTCTGCTAATTTTAATGGCCCAAAACCGAACCACGTTGGTGTACCTACTGCACCGAATGATACTGGCACAGAGTTCATCACTAACGCTAACATTGCTACCTTTAATGGGTGGAAACCTAACCCTACTAAAATTGGAGCTGCAATTGCCGCAGGTGTACCGAAACCACTCGCCCCTTCAATCATAAACGCAAATGCCCAGCCGATAATCATAATTTGAGCCACTGGGTTTGGGTTGATTGTGCCTAACCATTTACGCAGGGTATTGGTTACGCCAGAAACTTCAGAGAAGCGGTTGAAAAGAATAGCACCGAAAATAACGGTGATTGGTGTTTGAACATCGATCAATGCCGCCATAATATTCGCACTTACCGTTTGAATATCAGTGCCAAAGAAAACAAGTTGAATAATCAACACAACTGCCGCAATCCATGGCAACGCCACATAAGACGGTAATGCGTTACGTTTTACCATCAAATAGATAAGCAAAACAATCGGAAAAATACTGAGAAATAGAGCCATTTGGCACTCCATAATTTAAGTCGTTAAAATCCAAATCCTACAGAATTTGCAGGTTTTGCCATTTTATTAAAAAAATGTAAATAACAAAGCAAAATGTTGTTTTTTTGTGAATCAAGTCACAGTTTTTTGAACCGTACGCTCAAAAAGAAGTCAAATCGAAACGTTTTTCACCCACTTTTGACACAGATTTACGCTTTTTCTAACACCATAAAGTGACAACCGTATGAATTTTGCTCATCCGCATCAGAAAATTGCACTTGAACCAATTTCCAACTTTTTTCATCAAACTCGAAAAAAGTATCACCATCAATGTTCGCTTGAATTTCCGTAAGATATAACTTTTCTGTCATTGGCATAGCTTGCTTAAATAGCTCTCCCCCGCCAATAATCATAATTTCGTCCACATTTGCAAAACTTTTCGCTAAACTGACCGCTTGTTCGAGGCTCTCTGCCGAATAAGCACCTTCAACGGTAAAGCCAGAGCGAGACAAAATAATATTTGGACGTTTCGGTAGCAATCTCCCGATAGATTCGTAAGTTTTCCGCCCCATAATCACGGGTTTTCCAAGCGTGTTTGCCCTAAACCACGCCAAATCCACTGGCAAGTGCCACGGCATAGCATTATTTTTACCAATGACGTGATTTAAGGTTCGTGCGACAATGATACTGATCATACTGTTTTCCTTCTCATAAAAAGATGTCTATTTTGAAGTATTTCATAGATGATAACAAATTAAACCGTCCTCATTCACATTTGAGAAAGCAATTGAAAAAGGGTGAGGTAATAAAATGAGGAACTGCCCCCCCAATTTGCAAAATTTTTCTCATAACTGACCGCTTGTGTGGTAGTAAATGACAGCCGTATTTCACAACAAAGAAAAAGCCAGTTTGTTTCCAGACTGGCTTTTGTATTTTAAGTGGGATTAGAATTTATATTCTAATTTCCCTCCAAACTGGGTTTGTTTCAGTTTCGCTTTCGTTAACCCGTGACGGTGTTCTAAGCGTAGCCCTAACGAGAACTGTTTACCTAGTGCAAAATCACTGTTCACATTAAAGAGTAACGCATTGCCTTGATGACCTGTCGCAAACTTAGCTCGTTGGTTATCTGCAGATACACTCACTGCTTTTGGTTTTCCGTTGCTATTTTCATAGAACGCCCCTGCACTGAGTTTCACTACCTCATTTTTCCAACTCAATTGGGTACCAATTTGTTGGCTGAACACGTTATATGGCTTGAGGGCTACATGCCAACGGGCTTGGCTGTCTTTCACCTCGCTTCTTAGCTGGTTATAGCTTAAGCCTACCATTGGGGTGAGTGCAAACTGACCAACAGGGATTTCATACCCCACTTCACCTGCAAATTGGACTTGTGTGCCGTCAATGCGAGCGATGTTTTTCTGGCTGGAGGTCGATACTTTGCCTCGGTGCAAGTGGTAGCCTAGGATAGTGTTGAAGATTACGTTATCCCACTTGTTGTGTAAGCCCACTAAGAACGAGGTGGATTTGTAGCGGGTTTCGCTCGCTCCATCAACCGCTTGTGGGTTCACACGTTGTTTGCCAAATCCAACGGCAGCGTGCAATTCAGTATTGCCTGAAAGCGGTACAAATCCCCGAAGAGGGTGCTGCTTTGGTTGGCTTTATAACCGTAGCCGTAGTCCGTAAAATCAAGGTTTGAACGATATGTGGTATTGCCATTTTGTTGGTTTACATAGAAGCCTTTTTTATCATCTGACCAAATGTTGCCCATAAATTGACGGCGTATGCTTTCCCCTTGATTTAACATTGCGGTGTTAGCCACAAGATATGACGGCACTTTTTGGTGTAGGGCGGCACGATATTGCTTCGCCGCATTTGCCATTTGTTGCTGTTTTTGTGCCTGTTTCGTAGCAATCTCGGCTTGCAGTTGGTTTAGCGATTCCTGTGCGGCTAATTTCTCCTTCGCAGCTTGTTGGGCTTTAAGCTCGGCAGCAGCTTTTTCCGCTGAGAGTTGCTTCGCTTTTTGTTCTGCGGCAGCTTTTTCTGCTGCTGACAGTTGTACATTTTGTTCTGCCGCTGCTTTTTGTTCCGCCGCTTGTTGTGCTTTTTGCTCCGCCGCTAATTGGGCGGCTTTCGCTTGCTCAAGTTCCTGTTGTTTCTCCGCAAGCAGTAACTTCGCAATTTCTAGCTCACTAAGGGTTGGAAGCGTTTGTGTCAGTGAACTTCCATTTTTCGATACGCTGCGAATGACCGCTTCAGGGCTATTCCCTTGTGCATCTACGAGTAAGGTTTGCAAGCGGTAATCATAGAATTTTTTCCCTTCCCCTAATTGACTGCCTGCTTGATGAGATACCGACTGATCAACACTGACTAAAGCGTTTTGGAAGAGACCATTTGCTCTTGCTCGTGTGAGGGTGTCTCTGAGCACAAATTGTTGCAGTTTGTTGGATTCCGCCGCCACTTGAATCAGTGAGATACCCTCGTCAATATCGTATTTGCCGTTACTATTGGTATCGGTGTTTCCTGCTTCACCGCCGAGCATTCGAACATCTACAGGGATAGGGGCTTGTGTATCCACTTTACCTGTGACGATAAGTTGGTCGTGTTGCCAATTTGCGGTGTTTTCCTCAGTGTTATTCACTCGAAGGAGAACTTGTGTGCCTTGGTTGGTGATATTTGCAAATTGCATCACTTTCGAGCTAAATTCGCCTGTTTGGTTGAAGCCAGGAGAGAGCGTACTGCCGTTCTCTAAAATCGTATTGCCTGTAATGGTTGCTTGACCACCTAAGGTGACGCCAGCCTGAACGGTTAGGGTGTTGTTAGTTAGGCTTCCATTGAAGTCGACTTTGCCTTGCTGTAAGCGAGTTTCTCCTAAGTGCGTTAAATCACCAGCTAAAGTGAGTAAACCTGAACCAGTTTTAACAAAATGCCCTCTTCCTGTGGTATTGACTTGTAATTGAGAGGTCTCATTGTCAATAGCTGAAACCGAAAGGGTACTTGAATCCCCTGCGAATTGGGCAGAATTAATGGCTGTCGTGGTATTAGACCCCAAAGCAAGATGTGTATTTTCACCAAGCTTGACCGTTTTCACTTGATGTTGGGATCCTTGGGTATAGGTAATCGTTCCCGATTTAACATCAAGAGTGTTGAGTGCGGTATTACCATAAATGGCTAGCGTTGAATTTTCCTGAGCTGGCTGATAGGTGAAATTTAATTGTCCACGTTGATTACCGAGTTGCCCAACAATATTCTTTGCTCCACTATTTGTGTAGGTGAGCGTAGCGGGAGCTGCTATATTTTCATTGACGATATTACCATAGATATCATCGTTATATTGACCTTGATCATCAGGTATCGGCTTAAGCTGATCAAGATGATTAATAGTCAGATCATTGCCATTGAGATCTAAAGTACCTTGATTAAGGTAAAGGCGATTTAATGGGATCTGGTCAGCACTGCCTAAACGAACCTTTCCGCCTTCTGCAACAAAGACACTTGAATAAGCTAATTTTTCCCCTTGATTATTAGCAGATTGATTCAATGTTACACCACCTTCCGTCACGATAAGATGTGCAAGATTTACACCTTGCCCCACTTTTAGGATTTCACCATCACCCACTTTGTGAAACACTTTCTCTTCTAAAGAATCTAATGAGACTTCTCGCGGTGAGCCTTCTCGACTATCACTAAATATTTTATGTTCTTGCAAGAAGAATTCTTGCATATCAATTGGAATATAAACGATGGAAGTATGGTCTGTTGTATTTTCATATAACAATCCAATGCGACCATCATCTAACTCCGCCATTGAGCTATACACATAACCATTAGGATGTTGTGTTTGACCTGCCCCTCCTGCTTTTCCTGTTGAAGTAATAGCTTTCATTCTTCTTTCAGTCCATTGGATTGAGCCATCCGCTTGAACTTCGCCTAAAAAAAGTTTCCCATTGCGACGACCTGCTGCTCCACCGCCAGATTCAGATGGGCCTGAAAATAAAATATATTCCTTTCCATCGATTTTTTTTGAATATTTAATCACGGAAAGCTGAGAATGCGGGTTGTTTAGTTCAGTCACTTTCTCAATCTCTGGAAGCCAGCTAAACCCGCCTGTTTTACTCGTAGCTACCAACACTTTACCACTTGCATTTCGCATAAATAATTTCAGATCGCCATTATCAAGTTCAATTACTTGAGATTCTGTAATTTCCACATTAGGACCTCTGCGTGGCAAGTTTTTCGCCATTGTTTGCGAGTTCCAACCATGAGCTAAAATTTCTCGACGACTGTCATTTGGGCTTTCACCTAACTGCCACGTTTTACCACCGTCTTGACTAATAATTAATGCAGATGATTGTGCACTATTCTGATTGGTATAATAAATAGGAATGATTAAATTCCCTTTCTTGGTTTGAATGCCGACACCCGGTCCAGTACCAAAAAATCGCATCCAATCTTTCTTAACTTGAGCACTAATATCTACTGGTGAAGCCCAAGATTGTCCTTCATCATCAGAATGTGTTATCCAAAAATAACCCGTTTGATTAACTGTAAATGGAGCATTGGCATTCTGTTGACTAATGGTTAAGTAAATATTACCTAACTTTTGA
The nucleotide sequence above comes from Pasteurellaceae bacterium Orientalotternb1. Encoded proteins:
- a CDS encoding dihydrofolate reductase; the protein is MISIIVARTLNHVIGKNNAMPWHLPVDLAWFRANTLGKPVIMGRKTYESIGRLLPKRPNIILSRSGFTVEGAYSAESLEQAVSLAKSFANVDEIMIIGGGELFKQAMPMTEKLYLTEIQANIDGDTFFEFDEKSWKLVQVQFSDADEQNSYGCHFMVLEKA
- a CDS encoding lactate permease — translated: MALFLSIFPIVLLIYLMVKRNALPSYVALPWIAAVVLIIQLVFFGTDIQTVSANIMAALIDVQTPITVIFGAILFNRFSEVSGVTNTLRKWLGTINPNPVAQIMIIGWAFAFMIEGASGFGTPAAIAAPILVGLGFHPLKVAMLALVMNSVPVSFGAVGTPTWFGFGPLKLAETQILEIGSMTATIHAFAALVIPVMALRLIVSWDDIRKNLPFIYISIFACVVPYFFLAQVNYEFPSLVGGAIGLLISIFVANKGIGLAKVENTLDASQVSKGEVIKALFPTGLLIAILIITRIKQLPFKAMMNDATSWVSAQIGSLGTFDISNGLIFSLKNIFGTTINASYKLLYVPALIPFVVTVLIAIPVFAVSASKAKDVFAGSFKQTRNPFFALVGALIMVKLMLVGGDGSMVKIIGKSFAEATGQYWTLFASYLGAVGAFFSGSNTVSNLTFGSVQLSTAELTGLSASLVLALQSVGGAMGNMVCINNIVAVSSVLNMQNQEGAIIKKTVVPMMVYGIIAAVVALTIIPIFFNV